DNA sequence from the uncultured Ilyobacter sp. genome:
AGGTATTTGATATCTTGTGCACCACTCTAAATATTCATCACTCAAAATTGCATTTGTGATTATCAACCCGGCAACTTGATATTCTAGAGCCTTCTTTAACTTATTTTCCATATTCTCAGATTCTTCCACATTGAAAATCATCAAATTATAGCCCCTCTCCTGGAATGTTTCAGCAAACATTCCAAGGGCCTTCATATAATATGAGTTTTTAAAATCATTTATCTCTATACCAATTATTTTAGTGGATTTTTCCTTTAATGACCTAGCTATCAAGCTTGGTCTGTAGCCTAGTTCATTGGCTGCTTTTGTTACCTTGTTTCTTGTCTCCTTTGAGATCAAATTGGAATTTTCACTGAATACTCTCGAAACTGTAGACTGAGAAACTCCTGCTAGTTTTGCAACATCTTTTGAAGAAATTCTTTTACCTGGATCTTTCATCATTATACATCCCCTTAAGATCATTCAAATTATAAGACGATTAGTTGTTAATCTCTTTGAAATGACCTACTGTTATTTTATCTTAAAGGTTTATTATCATCAAGAAAATGTATTGGGATAAAAAGAAAATCAACAAAGTCCATGTATATTTATCCATTTTAAGTGGTACTATTGATACGCCGTCTTCTTCTACAAGACCGCTATCTAAAAGTTTTTTTCTAAGGCCGAGTACGGTGTATTCTTTGATCTCTTCTTCAGTTTTTGATGAAGGCAGAATCAGGCTCAATAGATATCCTACACTGTATGTTGATACCAGTCCCACTGCTGGCTTCCATATCCAGCTTGCCCCTGCATACTTTCCAAACATTAATGTGATGAAAAATCCTAAGACTACTCCTCCTGTTACCCCTTTGTCATTTGCCTTTGTGGTAAACAAAGCAAGGAAAAATGCCCCACACATAGGTCCCGATATATAGGAAATATAACTACCTACTGTCTCAAGAACTGATTTTGTAGTTCCAGAAAATCCAAGTAGCGTAAATATTATTATTACAACTCCCCATACTGCCGACACAGTCATAGACATTTTAAGAGAAGCTTCCTGATGATTTTTTGAAAAAAATCTTTCATAGATATCTTTTACAAATACTGTTGACATTGAGTTTAGCAACGAGTCAATACTAGACATGGCCGCTGCAAAAGCCCCTGCAATTACAAGACCTACAACCCCAACTGGAAGATGATTTACTATAAAGTCTATCATTATATCATTTGAACTTGTAAACTCCTTCCCCTTATAAAATACAAACAAAAGAATTCCTATAGTTAAAAATAAAAAGTATAAGATGTTCATAATAAAGGCACTTACCATAAATGAATTTTTTACACCTCTTATAGATTTTGCTGTAAGTATCCTCTGTACCTGCCCCTGGTCAAATCCAAAGTAACGAATCCACATGACAGTTCCTCCAAAAAGTGAGGCCCAAAATGCATTTGTCTTGGAGATATCCAATGAAAAATCAAGTGCTGCCAGTTTCCCTGATTCTTTTGCCACAGCAATTGTTTCAAAGAATCCCATACCAATTCCCTTTAAAATCAATCCCATTGAGAAAATAAGTCCACACCACATAATCACCATCTGTACAGCATCTGTCCAAATAACTGCTTTTATTCCACCAAGAAGGGTGTAAATTATAGAAGACAACACAACTATGGGAACTATAAGTTTTAGATCCCAACCTGTGATTCTCTGCAAAATCAAAGCTGGAACAAAAACC
Encoded proteins:
- a CDS encoding sodium:solute symporter; the encoded protein is MISKIDSAIIIIYILGLLVIGWFLGKENKDQEDYFLAGRSMPWLPIGLSVAATMISANSFVGAPGWAYNAGIAPFMVNIGVPLAIFFVVYTTIPVLYHLKLTSIYEYVEKRLGISSRMLTVIGFLVNSIIQISSMVFVPALILQRITGWDLKLIVPIVVLSSIIYTLLGGIKAVIWTDAVQMVIMWCGLIFSMGLILKGIGMGFFETIAVAKESGKLAALDFSLDISKTNAFWASLFGGTVMWIRYFGFDQGQVQRILTAKSIRGVKNSFMVSAFIMNILYFLFLTIGILLFVFYKGKEFTSSNDIMIDFIVNHLPVGVVGLVIAGAFAAAMSSIDSLLNSMSTVFVKDIYERFFSKNHQEASLKMSMTVSAVWGVVIIIFTLLGFSGTTKSVLETVGSYISYISGPMCGAFFLALFTTKANDKGVTGGVVLGFFITLMFGKYAGASWIWKPAVGLVSTYSVGYLLSLILPSSKTEEEIKEYTVLGLRKKLLDSGLVEEDGVSIVPLKMDKYTWTLLIFFLSQYIFLMIINL